A single window of Maribacter algicola DNA harbors:
- a CDS encoding bifunctional nuclease family protein yields MSLVRLKIKGISYSQTQNGAYALILNEVEGDRKLPIVIGAFEAQSIAIALEKEIKPPRPLTHDLFKNFADRFDIVIKQVIIHKLVDGVFYSSIICERDGIEEIIDARTSDAIALALRFNAPIFTYKTILDKAGIFLKFSSKETEKKESDDSIVVDEILQEGETVEIDSGATDGYTELTIDELEEELKKAVANEDYEKAAKLRDEISKRN; encoded by the coding sequence ATGAGTTTAGTACGATTGAAAATAAAAGGGATTTCCTACAGCCAAACACAAAATGGCGCCTATGCCCTTATATTGAATGAAGTGGAGGGAGACCGTAAATTACCCATCGTTATAGGAGCCTTTGAGGCACAGTCCATAGCCATAGCCCTTGAGAAGGAAATAAAGCCGCCAAGGCCCTTGACACATGATCTTTTCAAAAATTTTGCGGATCGCTTCGATATTGTCATCAAACAGGTGATCATCCACAAACTCGTGGATGGTGTTTTTTATTCCAGCATCATCTGCGAAAGGGACGGCATTGAAGAAATCATAGACGCCAGGACCAGCGATGCCATTGCATTGGCGCTTAGGTTCAATGCACCTATCTTTACCTACAAGACCATCTTGGACAAGGCGGGCATTTTCTTGAAATTCTCTTCCAAGGAAACCGAAAAAAAAGAGAGCGACGATAGTATCGTCGTAGATGAAATACTTCAGGAAGGTGAGACCGTAGAAATCGATTCCGGTGCGACGGACGGTTATACGGAATTGACAATAGACGAACTGGAAGAAGAGCTCAAAAAAGCTGTGGCGAACGAAGATTATGAAAAAGCTGCAAAATTGAGGGATGAAATATCCAAAAGAAATTGA
- a CDS encoding electron transfer flavoprotein subunit alpha/FixB family protein — translation MSVIVYTESENGKFKKNAFEVASYASEVARQMGTTATAVSINCMENALLGTYGISKVLNVQNEKMKPFNAKAAAEVVSKALEAEGASVVVISSSSDAKYMAPLLSARLKAGYVPNIVAAPESTTPFKIKRTAFSNKGFAHTEIKTDIKILGVSNNAFGTVETPTDASIEDFSISLDAEFKTKSTDIDKVVGKATIADADIVVSAGRGLKGPENWGMIEDLADVLGAATACSKPVSDLGWRPHGEHVGQTGKPVASNLYIAIGISGAIQHLAGVSSSKTKVVINNDPEAPFFKAADYGIVGDAFEVVPELIEKLKEFKAQNS, via the coding sequence ATGTCAGTTATAGTATATACAGAATCCGAAAACGGAAAATTTAAGAAGAACGCATTTGAAGTCGCTTCCTATGCTTCGGAAGTGGCCAGGCAGATGGGCACCACGGCAACGGCCGTTTCCATTAATTGTATGGAAAACGCCCTCTTGGGAACCTATGGTATTTCCAAGGTGTTGAACGTCCAGAATGAAAAAATGAAACCTTTCAATGCCAAGGCCGCGGCAGAGGTCGTATCCAAAGCCTTAGAAGCTGAAGGGGCAAGTGTGGTGGTTATCAGTTCAAGTTCCGATGCAAAATATATGGCTCCCCTTCTATCGGCACGATTGAAGGCGGGTTATGTTCCCAATATTGTGGCGGCCCCTGAAAGTACAACCCCTTTCAAAATAAAAAGAACAGCCTTTAGCAACAAAGGTTTTGCACATACCGAAATTAAAACCGATATAAAAATCCTAGGGGTATCCAACAATGCCTTTGGAACGGTTGAGACACCTACCGATGCATCCATCGAAGATTTTAGCATATCCCTTGATGCCGAATTTAAAACTAAGTCAACGGATATAGACAAGGTCGTTGGTAAAGCGACCATTGCCGATGCGGATATAGTCGTTTCCGCTGGAAGGGGCCTTAAAGGACCTGAAAATTGGGGAATGATAGAGGACTTGGCCGATGTACTGGGCGCAGCCACCGCATGTTCCAAACCTGTATCCGACCTAGGTTGGCGACCACATGGAGAACATGTTGGACAAACAGGCAAGCCCGTTGCAAGCAACCTGTATATCGCTATAGGGATTTCCGGTGCCATTCAACATTTGGCCGGTGTTAGCTCCTCCAAAACGAAAGTGGTCATCAACAACGATCCGGAAGCTCCATTTTTCAAGGCTGCCGATTATGGAATCGTGGGCGATGCTTTTGAAGTCGTGCCGGAGTTAATCGAAAAATTAAAGGAATTTAAAGCTCAAAACAGCTAA